A region from the Linepithema humile isolate Giens D197 chromosome 1, Lhum_UNIL_v1.0, whole genome shotgun sequence genome encodes:
- the LOC105674435 gene encoding serine protease inhibitor dipetalogastin-like — translation MSFLIGHCVFFLLGISMCNKVGLAITLHNKVALYENCTIFNNSDLYKGPICGDDGVTYANSLYLDCKNHHNSNTVATLHSGPCLSNEEYCKINLYYEPVCGSDRKIYTNKESFLCVLHKHSGDLRAVSMTACQQNDHCYRDGTEHYGINPVCANNGFTYQNAAQIKCLQRYNPGLQIIHDGGCRVEFVHQLYGAAVCDIARTKYEWNPVCASDGVTYSNPFVLLCYHSHLKVRFHGECNTHSHNACQKAHKNTTILPNGQYVNNSFTVNDAVCGNDGRTYPSIHHLQCQTRFNKYVFLKHHGRCSGPDDHPCGSIPEEDHRQPVCGTDGKSYVSPEALWCAKSRSPQKFIAYKHDGPC, via the exons atgtcgTTCCTAATTGGACATTGCGTCTTTTTTCTATTAG GAATCAGTATGTGTAATAAAGTGGGACTAGCAATTACCTTGCATAATAAGGTGGCTCTGTATGAAAATTGcacgatttttaataattcggaTTTATACAAAGGTCCTATATGCGGTGACGATGGTGTGACATATGCTAATAGTTTATATCTTGATTGTAAAAACCATCATAATAGCAACACTG ttgcTACGTTGCATTCCGGTCCCTGCTTGAGCAACGAAGAATACTGCAAAATTAATCTATATTATGAACCAGTTTGCGGCTCGGATCGTAAAATTTACACTAATAAGGAATCGTTTTTATGCGTTCTACACAAACATTCGGGCG ATTTGAGAGCCGTATCGATGACAGCGTGCCAGCAGAACGATCACTGTTACAGAGACGGTACCGAACACTACGGGATCAATCCGGTCTGCGCTAATAATGGGTTCACTTATCAGAACGCGGCGCAGATCAAGTGTCTGCAACGATACAACCCCG GATTACAAATTATTCACGATGGCGGTTGCCGCGTGGAATTCGTTCACCAACTTTACGGTGCAGCCGTTTGTGACATCGCGAGAACGAAATACGAGTGGAATCCAGTCTGCGCATCGGACGGAGTCACGTATTCAAATCCATTCGTGCTTCTCTGTTACCATTCAc ATTTAAAAGTGAGATTTCACGGAGAATGCAACACGCATAGTCATAATGCTTGCCAGAAGGCACATAAGAATACCACGATTTTGCCAAATGGTCAATATGTAAACAATTCCTTCACCGTGAACGACGCAGTTTGTGGAAATGACGGCCGCACGTATCCAAGTATACATCACTTGCAATGCCAAACTCGTTTCAATAAAT ATGTGTTTCTAAAACATCACGGTCGGTGTTCCGGACCGGATGACCACCCTTGCGGGTCGATACCGGAAGAGGATCATAGACAACCCGTGTGCGGCACCGACGGCAAGTCTTACGTGAGCCCAGAGGCGCTTTGGTGCGCTAAATCGCGCAGCCCGCAAAAAT TTATTGCTTACAAGCACGACGGTCCTTGCTAA
- the beta'COP gene encoding coatomer subunit beta', with protein sequence MPLRLDIKRKLTARSDRVKSVDLHPTLPWMLCSLYQGNVNIWNHETQTLVKTFEVCDLPVRTAKFVPRKNWVITGSDDMQIRVFNYNTSERVHAYEAHSDYVRCIAVHPTQPFILTSSDDMWIKLWNWEKSWICQQVFEGHTHYVMQIVFNPKDNNTFASASLDRTVKVWQLGSSTANFTLEGHEKGVNCVDYYHGGDKPYLISGADDRYVKIWDYQNKTCVQTLEGHTQNISAVCFHPELPIVLTASEDGTVRIWHAGTYRLESSLNYSFERVWTIACMRGSNNVAIGYDEGSVMVKVGREEPAVSMDSLGGKIVWARHSEIQQVNLKALGEEAQDGERLPLAVKDMGACEIYPQTIQHNPNGRFLVVCGDGEYIIYTSMALRNKAFGQASEFVWAADSSQYAVRESNTTVKVFKNFKEKKSFKPDFGADGIFGGFLLGVSSGSGLSFFDWDSLRLIRRIDIQPTHVYWAENASLVALATSDQYFILKYHSDAVANAAENAEDIENAFEMVAEMNEVVKTGLWVGDCFIYTNSVNRINYFVGGEVVTVSHLDRPMYLLGYVPRDNRLYLCDKELSVVSYSLLLSVLEYQTAVMRKDFETANRVLPTVPKEHRTRVAHFLEKQGFKEQALAVSTDPEHRFELALALGNLITAHTLAKEANSQQKWRQLASLATQKGKLCLAQECLHQAQDFGGLLLLATSTGNADMIEKLGTIADETGKNNISFLSNFILGDIDKCLDILIKTDRIPEAAFFARTYAPSKISHIIKLWKEKLSAVSEKAGQSLADPEQYENLFPGYREALKVEKFLRDESKRKIPASAFPTVTSNVERKPIEEMLVAEQSGTFQYKGGISSTSEAETKLPETPLDNYTQRLQDISISAKDSVLKASAATIPTEKATTKPASSSRPLTIDDDDDLDIDLDIDENIDTSGVNLDDDLLEED encoded by the exons ATG cCTTTGAGGTTAGATATCAAGCGGAAGCTAACAGCTAGATCAGACAGAGTGAAAAGTGTAGATCTTCATCCAACATTACCATGGATGTTATGTTCTTTATACCAAGGCAACGTCAATATTTGGAATCATGAAACACAAACGTTGGTCAAGACATTTGAAGTATGTGATCTGCCCGTAAGAACAGCGAAGTTTGTACCACGCAAAAACTGGGTGATCACTGGTTCTGATGACATGCAAATTAGAGTATTTAACTACAATACTTCGGAACGCGTTCATGCCTATGAAGCACACAGTGATTATGTCAGATGTATAGCGGTGCATCCAACACAACCATTCATACTTACCAGCAGTG ATGACATGTGGATTAAATTGTGGAACTGGGAGAAGTCCTGGATCTGCCAACAAGTATTCGAGGGTCACACCCACTACGTCATGCAGATTGTATTCAATCCCAAGGACAACAACACTTTTGCCAGTGCATCTCTGGATAGAACCGTCAAAGTATGGCAACTTGGTTCGTCTACAGCTAATTTTACACTGGAAGGTCACGAGAAGGGTGTCAACTGTGTGGATTATTATCATGGTGGGGATAAGCCGTATTTGATATCAGGCGCTGATGACagatatgttaaaatatggGATTATCAGAATAAGACTTGCGTGCAAACCCTGGAGGGTCATACTCAGAATATCTCTGCCGTGTGTTTCCATCCGGAATTACCAATTGTTCTCACTGCCTCAGAAGACGGCACTGTCAGAATATGGCACGCTGGAACGTATAGGTTGGAGTCTTCTCTCAATTACAGCTTCGAGAGAGTGTGGACGATTGCATGTATGCGAGGCTCGAACAACGTCGCCATCGGCTACGACGAAGGTAGCGTTATGGTGAAAGTCGGTAGAGAGGAACCTGCCGTCTCGATGGATTCGCTAGGCGGGAAGATCGTGTGGGCGCGTCACAGCGAAATTCAGCAAGTGAACTTGAAAGCGTTGGGTGAGGAAGCTCAGGATGGCGAGCGGCTGCCGTTGGCCGTCAAGGACATGGGCGCCTGTGAGATTTATCCGCAAACGATACAACACAATCCGAACGGGCGATTTCTGGTGGTCTGCGGCGATGGGGAATACATCATATACACATCCATGGCGTTGAGGAACAAGGCGTTTGGCCAGGCGTCTGAATTTGTGTGGGCGGCAGACTCGAGCCAATACGCAGTGAGAGAGAGTAATACGACGGTGAAggtattcaaaaatttcaaggAAAAGAAAAGCTTCAAGCCAGATTTCGGAGCGGATG GTATCTTTGGTGGATTTTTACTTGGCGTATCGTCCGGATCTGGCCTCTCCTTTTTCGATTGGGATTCGTTAAGATTGATTCGTCGCATAGACATACAGCCCACGCATGTTTATTGGGCTGAGAACGCCTCGTTAGTGGCATTAGCAACATcagatcaatattttatactgaAGTATCATTCGGACGCTGTCGCTAATGCTGCAGAAAATGCTGAGGATATTGAAAATGCTTTCGAg atGGTAGCAGAGATGAACGAAGTAGTAAAAACCGGTTTATGGGTCGGCGACTGTTTCATCTACACTAACAGCGTCAACCGTATTAATTACTTCGTTGGCGGCGAAGTGGTTACAGTTTCGCATCTGGACAGACCGATGTACTTGTTGGGATACGTACCGAGAGATAACAGATTGTATCTATGCGATAAGGAACTGTCTGTCGTCTCGTATTCTCTCTTGCTCTCCGTGCTAGAGTATCAAACCGCAGTTATGCGGAAAGATTTCGAAACTGCCAACAGAGTATTACCGACTGTCCCGAAGGAACATCGAACGAGAGTGGCTCACTTCTTAGAAAAACAG GGCTTCAAAGAGCAAGCGCTGGCGGTATCAACGGATCCTGAGCATAGATTCGAACTAGCACTCGCGCTGGGAAATCTGATAACCGCACACACGCTAGCCAAGGAAGCAAACAGCCAACAGAAGTGGCGGCAGTTGGCTTCTCTCGCCACGCAGAAAGGCAAACTTTGTCTGGCGCAGGAGTGCTTGCATCAGGCCCAAGATTTCGGTGGCCTGTTGTTGTTAGCCACCAGCACAGGAAACGCGGATATGATAGAGAAGCTCGGCACGATCGCGGACGAAACGGGGAAGAACAATATTTCCTTCTTGTCGAATTTCATACTAGGTGACATCGATAAATGCCTGGACATCTTAATCAAGACGGACAGAATTCCTGAGGCGGCGTTCTTTGCCAGGACATACGCGCCCAGTAAAATCTCGCATATCATCAAATTGTGGAAAGAGAAACTTTCGGCGGTGAGCGAGAAGGCCGGACAAAGCTTGGCGGATCCCGAGCAATACGAGAATCTTTTCCCGGGCTACAGAGAAGCCCTAAAGGTGGAAAAGTTCTTGCGAGATGAGAGCAAGAGGAAGATTCCGGCTTCTGCATTTCCCACTGTTACg TCTAATGTCGAGCGGAAACCAATAGAAGAAATGCTGGTTGCCGAGCAGTCGGGTACGTTTCAATATAAGGGCGGCATAAGCAGCACTTCTGAGGCCGAGACAAAACTGCCTGAAACACCACTCGACAATTACACTCAAAGATTGCAAGATATTTCAATATCTGCAAAAGATAGCGTCCTTAAAGCAAGTGCAGCGACTATTCCCACCGAGAAAGCGACGACAAAGCCCGCAAGTAGTTCCAGGCCTCTTACAatagacgacgacgacgacttGGACATTGATCTAGATATCGACGAGAACATTGATACATCA GGTGTGAATCTTGACGATGACCTCCTCGAAGAAGATTAA